A region from the Nonlabens sp. YIK11 genome encodes:
- a CDS encoding rhomboid family intramembrane serine protease, with product MFNNLTPIVKNIIILNIAIYIGTVFIAPALYDDLSLWFFMNPKFQVWQVFTHMFMHDSSSFMHILFNMYALLLFGPLLERWMGSNRFIFFYLACGIGAYLLTTGIDYFQYLGYVSELSSQGASEAEISQAIFTRTSLAVPMVGASGCIFGLMAGFAYLYPNMPFQILFIPFQIKAKWLIGAYVLYETLSTFGILRLQDNVGHAAHLGGAIFGFIMVWYWKRNDMDGYRID from the coding sequence ATGTTCAATAACCTGACACCAATAGTCAAGAATATCATTATCCTGAATATCGCGATCTATATAGGTACGGTTTTTATTGCACCGGCATTATATGACGATTTGAGTTTATGGTTCTTTATGAATCCTAAGTTCCAGGTATGGCAAGTGTTTACACACATGTTCATGCACGATTCTTCCAGCTTCATGCATATTTTGTTCAATATGTACGCGTTACTGCTTTTTGGCCCTCTACTAGAGCGCTGGATGGGAAGCAATAGGTTCATTTTCTTTTATTTGGCCTGTGGTATAGGAGCGTATCTGCTTACCACTGGAATTGACTATTTTCAGTATCTAGGTTATGTGAGTGAACTTTCATCCCAAGGTGCTAGTGAGGCTGAGATAAGTCAAGCGATTTTTACGAGAACCAGTCTTGCTGTTCCCATGGTAGGTGCCAGTGGTTGTATCTTTGGATTGATGGCAGGATTTGCTTATCTCTATCCCAATATGCCGTTTCAGATATTATTTATCCCTTTTCAGATTAAGGCAAAGTGGTTGATAGGCGCTTATGTATTGTATGAAACCTTAAGCACCTTTGGAATTTTACGACTACAAGACAACGTAGGTCATGCAGCGCATTTAGGTGGTGCCATCTTTGGATTTATTATGGTGTGGTACTGGAAGCGCAACGACATGGACGGTTATAGAATAGACTAA
- a CDS encoding rhomboid family intramembrane serine protease, whose translation MDFVDNIKLKYATLNVSGKLVAVISITTLLFWLLGLIYPPITAWFALPSRFVPAILQPWSWLTYGFLHGGIFHLLINMLVLYFTGQMMLNLFSGRQFLTLFFTGVVAGGLVFTLVSELFVGFFSNNVLVGASAGVYATLFFICSYMPETQVRLFFILNVKLKYLAIALIVFDIIAILTNNNAGGSVAHLAGAGVGYYSATRMKAGIDILEGFAGFGDSMVNLFKSKPKSAKTNRNMKTVYRNTNKTATPKKSASDHQKRVDAILDKISASGYESLSREEKDFLFQAGKD comes from the coding sequence ATGGATTTTGTAGATAACATTAAACTGAAATACGCAACGCTCAACGTGAGTGGTAAGTTGGTAGCGGTTATAAGTATCACTACTTTGTTGTTTTGGCTCTTAGGACTTATCTATCCACCAATTACGGCTTGGTTTGCATTGCCTTCACGATTTGTTCCTGCCATTCTGCAACCATGGTCCTGGTTGACTTATGGTTTCTTACACGGCGGAATCTTTCACTTGTTGATCAACATGTTGGTGCTCTATTTCACGGGACAGATGATGCTCAATCTATTCAGTGGTCGCCAATTTTTGACGCTGTTTTTTACAGGTGTCGTTGCAGGTGGTTTGGTATTTACGCTTGTTAGTGAGCTCTTTGTAGGTTTCTTTTCAAATAACGTACTGGTAGGAGCTAGTGCTGGAGTCTATGCTACGTTATTCTTTATCTGTAGTTATATGCCAGAGACTCAGGTGAGATTGTTCTTCATCTTGAACGTAAAACTGAAGTACTTAGCTATTGCATTGATTGTCTTTGATATCATTGCTATTTTGACCAACAATAATGCTGGCGGTAGCGTGGCGCACCTTGCTGGCGCTGGCGTAGGTTATTATTCAGCAACGCGTATGAAGGCTGGTATTGATATTTTGGAAGGCTTTGCAGGATTTGGCGATAGTATGGTCAACTTATTCAAATCAAAACCTAAGTCTGCCAAAACGAACCGCAATATGAAAACGGTATACCGCAACACTAACAAAACGGCAACGCCCAAAAAATCTGCGAGTGACCATCAAAAAAGAGTGGACGCGATTCTAGATAAAATATCTGCTAGCGGGTATGAAAGTTTGAGCCGTGAAGAAAAGGATTTCCTGTTCCAAGCGGGAAAGGATTGA
- a CDS encoding trimeric intracellular cation channel family protein, whose amino-acid sequence MDFIEIIDLMGTIAFAISGALAAFAKKLDPFGIIIIAFVTAAGGGTLRDILIGVRPVSWMLNMDLVYTILICVLITFIFRRWLLTLRKTLFLFDTIGIGLYTVVGIEMGLTAGLHPVICITLGCITACFGGVIRDILVNEIPVIFRKNIYATACIAGGLVYFLLAKLNLLENWAFIISGLTVITIRFFAVIFEWQLPSFYETGKEDPTVF is encoded by the coding sequence ATGGATTTTATTGAGATTATTGATTTGATGGGAACCATTGCGTTTGCCATCTCAGGAGCTCTTGCGGCTTTTGCTAAAAAGCTGGATCCGTTTGGTATTATTATCATCGCATTTGTCACAGCCGCTGGTGGCGGTACCTTGCGCGATATTTTGATAGGCGTACGACCAGTGAGCTGGATGCTCAATATGGATCTGGTGTACACCATTCTCATCTGTGTACTGATCACATTTATTTTTAGAAGATGGTTGTTGACTTTGCGCAAAACACTCTTCCTATTTGATACGATCGGTATTGGACTTTATACGGTAGTGGGAATAGAAATGGGACTTACCGCTGGATTGCACCCTGTAATTTGTATTACTTTAGGATGTATCACTGCGTGTTTTGGAGGTGTGATACGTGACATTCTTGTAAATGAAATTCCAGTGATATTCAGGAAGAATATTTACGCAACGGCCTGCATCGCTGGTGGTTTGGTTTACTTCCTATTGGCCAAACTCAATCTGCTAGAAAATTGGGCCTTTATAATCTCAGGATTGACTGTGATTACCATTAGATTTTTTGCGGTGATTTTTGAATGGCAGCTGCCAAGCTTTTATGAAACGGGAAAAGAAGATCCTACCGTTTTCTGA